In Kaistella sp. 97-N-M2, the sequence TGAAGGTTTTTACGCCGCTTTCCGCAGAAATGCCGGCACCGGAAAAAACGACAAGTTTCTTCTTCATTTCATTTTTTTTTAAAAATACAAAATTAAAATCGCTCTTTTCCTTATTTGATTCTGAAAAATCTTATTTAATTTGTAGCATAAAATATTTGAAATACTTCAAAAATGAGCGAATATAGTTTAAGAAAAGCCCACCAAAACGATCGCGAAACCATCTGGCAAATACTTCTAGACGCCATAAGCAGACGCAGAAATGAAGGGAGCCGTCAATGGCAGGATGGTTATCCCAATAGCGATACGGTTAAAACTGATCTGAAAGATGAAGTGGGTTACGTTCTGGAATGTGACGGCGAAATTGCAGGTTACGCTGCCATCATTTTCGATATTGAACCCGCCTACGAAAATCTGGAAGGGAGATGGCTTAACGAAGATTCCTACGTGGTCGTTCACCGCGTAGCCGTTTCGGAAAAATTTATAGGGAAAGGATTAGCAACAAAGTTATTTGAAATGATTGAAACGGTGGCAAAGTCCGAAAATGTGTTTAGTATTAAAGTTGATACGAATTTCGACAATTTTGCCATGCTGAAAATTCTGGACAAACTTAATTATACTTACTGTGGCGAAGTTTATTTTCGCGGCAGCGCCCGAAAAGCATTTCAAAAGATTCTTGTTCAAGATTGAAAAACCCTTAATTAAAACCGGATTTCACGGTCTTTTCAGGTCTAATTCACTAAATTTGTGTAAATAAAAATTATTACAATGTCAAAAAAAGCCATCTTAGCTATTCTCGATGGATGGGGATTAGGTACAGATTCTAAAGTTTCCGCTATCGCACAGGCCAACACGCCATTTATAGATTCTTGTTTTGTCAATTTTCCGCACACAACGCTCGAAGCAAGCGGAATAGCCGTGGGTTTACCCTTTGGACAAATGGGCAATTCGGAAGTCGGACACATGAATTTAGGCGCGGGCAGAGTGGTTTATCAAAATCTCGTAAAACTTAATATAGCCGTAGAAAACGCAACTTTAGGTAAAGAAAATGTTATTACAGAAGCCTTTGATTACGCAGTAAAAAATAAAAAGAAGGTTCATTTTATCGGGCTGGTTTCCGACGGCGGCGTGCATTCTCACATTAACCATTTGAAAGGTCTTTTGAGCGCTGCTCATGAAAATGGTTTGCAGGATAATGTTTTCGTTCATGCTTTTACCGATGGACGCGACTGTGATCCTCATTCGGGACGCGGATTTATACGGGAACTTCTCGATCATATGGCAGTCACCACAGGAAAGTTGGCGACCGTTGTGGGCAGATATTACGCGATGGACCGCGACAAACGTTGGGAACGTATTAAATTGGCGTACGACGCTATGGTAAATGGTTTGGGCGAATCGACGGGTGATATTTTAGCCTCCATCGAAAAGTCCTACGAAAACGATATTACCGACGAATTCCTAAGACCATTGATTTGCGTGAAAGAAAGCAATTTGCCGGTCGCCAGAATCGAAAATTATGATGTGGTCTTTTGTTTTAATTTCCGCACAGACCGCGGGCGAGAGATTACGGAAGTGCTTTCCCAATCCGACCTGCCGGAATACGGAATGACCCATCTGAATCTTTATTATGTTACAATGACGAATTTTGACAAGACTTTTAAAAATGTTCGTGTTGTTTTTGATGAGAATATTCTGCAGGGTACAATGGGCGAGGTTTTGGAAAAAAATGGCAGAACGCAGATCCGGGTTGCTGAAACGGAAAAATATCCGCACGTTACCTTTTTCTTTTCCGGCGGGAGAGAAAATGAATTTGTCGGCGAAAGACGGCTGCTCTGTCCGAGTCCAAAAGACGTTCTCACGTATGATTTCAAACCCGAGATGTCGGCGTACGACATTACCGAAAAAATTCTTCCGGAGATCCAAAACGAAACTGCAGACTTTATCGTTTTAAATTTTGCCAATACAGATATGGTGGGCCACACGGGCGTTTTTTCGGCGGCAGTAAAAGCAGCGGAAACCGTAGATCAATGTATTGAGAAAGTTGCGACTGCGGCTTATGAGCATAATTATGCGGTTTTTATTTTAGCCGATCACGGAAATTCGGATGTTATGATTAATCCGGACGGAAGCCCAAACACGCAGCATTCTACGAATTTGGTTCCGTTAATTGTGATGGACAAAGACCACACGTGGAATTTAAAACCCGGCAAACTGGGCGATATAGCACCCACCATCTTAAAAGTAATGAACATTGAAATACCCGAAATCATGACCGGCGATGTTTTAGTAAGCTAAATTTCGACACAAAATAATCAACCAAAACGGCAGCCATAGTCTGTCGTTTTTTTATTTATAAAAGCAGACCATTTTCTTGGGAAAGCTCTTTTTCATATAAATAATATTATAACACCTGAAATTATACATCATATTAATAATATACTGACTGATTTTAGTTGTGCGTTAAATACAAGTTTTACTTTGCTTTCATACTTTTTACACGGTTACTTATGCATCAAATACTATTTTATGTTATCTTTGCTATTCAAAATAAAAAGTAAAGATGTACAATAAATTAGTAAGACTTGAGGTAATGAGAAATCTGGGAACAGAAGTAAATGACTTCATTTCATCATATCTAACCCCTGTTGAAAAAATTTGGCAACCTACCGATTTTCTACCGGATCCTTCCTCTAACGAGTTTAAATATGACGTTGAAGAACTGCAAACCTATGCAAGAGAAATGGATTACGATCTTTTCGTAACTTTAATTGGCGACTGTATAACCGAAGAAGCTTTACCTACGTACGAATCCTGGCTTATGGGTATCGACGGCGTAAACGTTGAAGAAGGGTCCGGCTGGGCACAGTGGATCCGAAGCTGGACGGCCGAGGAAAACCGCCACGGAGATTTGCTCAACAAATACCTTTACCTCTGTGGTAGAGTAGATATGCGGGAAGTTGAAATTACCACTCAATATTTAATTCAGGATGGTTTGGATATTGGAACGACCATGGATCCGTACCGAAACTTTGTTTATACAAGTTTTCAGGAAACGGCCACCAACGTTTCGCACAGAAGGGTAGGATCTTTAGCAAAACAGACCGGAAATACAAAATTAGCGAAAATGTGCGGAATGATTGCTGCCGATGAAGCCCGCCACGCCAAAGCCTACAAACACTTCGTTACAAGAATTTTTGAGGTCGATCCTTCCGAAATGATGCTCGCATTTGAAGATATGATGCGTAAGAAAATTGTTATGCCTGCACATTTAATGCGCGAGTCCGGCCAAAAAGCCGGCGAACTCTGGTCTCATTTTTCCGATGCGGCACAAAGAGCCATGGTCTATACAGGTTACGATTATATCAACATTTTAAGTGAATTGTTGGGAGATTGGAAAATTGAACATATCACAGGTCTAAATGAGAAAGCCGAGAAAGCACAGGAATATTTAATGAAACTTCCCGGAAGACTACAGAAAATTACGGACAGGATTGCAACACCGGATCTGGAGCACCAGTTCAAATGGATTAAATCTTAAGGTCCAATACATAAAATTATATTTTACGAGGGTGGTTGAAGTTTTCAACCGCTCTTTTATTTTATTATCTTTGCAAAACTGAAATTACACATAATGAAAAGCAATAAAAAACTGGCCATCGATTTCGACGGTACTGTTGTTGATGATGCCTATCCCGGCATTGGCAAACCCAAAACTTTTGCCTTCGAAACTTTAAAAAAGTTGCAGTCGGAAGGGTATCGTTTGATTCTTTGGACGTACCGCCACGGTAAAACCTTGGATGAGGCCGTAGAGTTTTGTAAAAAAAATGGCGTAGAATTTTATGCGGTGAATTCCAGTTTTGAAGGAGAAGTTTTCGACCCCGCCGACGCTTCCCGAAAAATTGATGCGGACCTTTTTATCGACGACCGAAACCTTGGCGGCTTTCCAGGCTGGGGAGAAATTTATAATATCATTACAGACCGCATTGAATTTCGCGTGGAAGGCACGGAAGTTTTGGCTTATTCGAAAATGAAAAAAGATAAGAAAAAAGGCCTTTTTTGGTAGATCTTTCTTTAAAATTTAAAAATATTTAACGCGATATCAATTCATGATTATATTAAAAACACTCGACGAACTTCGCTTGATGCGCGAAAGTGCCCAGTTGGTTTCTAAAACTTTGGGAATGATCGCGAAGGAAATAAAACCTGGCGTCACCACTTTACATCTCGATAATTTGGGTGGCGAATTTATCCGCGACCACGGCGGTGAGCCGGCCTTTTTGGGAATGTACGGTTTCCCTAAGAACCTCTGTATTTCTCCTAACGCAGAAGTTGTTCATGGAATCCCGAATGAAAAACCTTTGGAAGAAGGCGACATCCTTTCCGTGGATTGCGGCGTTTATATGAACGGTTTTTACGGCGATCACGCCTATTCTTTTGAAGTCGGAGAAGTAGCGCCCGAAACTAAAAAATTACTCAAAGTCACAAAAGAATCTTTATACAAAGGCATTGAGCAGTGTGTCCGCGGAAAAAGAGTAGGAGACATTTCTTACGCCATTCAGGAATATTGCGAAAAACATGGCTATGGCGTCGTTCGCGAACTGGTAGGTCACGGCTTAGGCCGAAAAATGCACGAAGATCCTCAAGTTCCAAACTATGGTAGAAAGGGCAGTGGCAAAGTGCTGAAAGACGGCATTGTTCTCGCGATCGAGCCAATGGTGAATTTAGGCACAGAAAAAGTGAAATTTCACAGTGACGGCTGGACGGTGACTTCGCTGGATAATTCGCCTTCCGCACATTTCGAACACGATGTTTGCATCATCAACGGAAAACCGGTTTTACTTTCGACCTTTCAGTATATTTATGACGCTTTGGGAATCGTCAGCGACGAGGAAAAACCTTTTACGCTGGATTTTTAAGAAGCGTTCCCAAAAAACCTACTATTTGAAAAACGTCACCAAATTTATCCTCAACAAAATTCCCCGACCTCTTTTAATTAAAGCGAGTATTTTGGCGCGTCCTTTAATCGTTCAGTTTTTTAAAGGCGACAATTTTACAGATCCCATCGACGGTAAGTCCTACCGGAAATTTTTGCCCTACGGTTACGGAAAACAACGCTTGAATGCCCTATCGCCGGGAACTTTAAGTTTGGAAAGGCATCGCCAGATGTGGCTGTACCTTCAGAATGAAACTGATTTCTTCACAAAAAATTACAAGGTTTTACATATCGCGCCGGAGCAGGAATTTCTGCGGAAATTTAAAAAGATGAAAAATCTGGAATACATTTCGGCGGATTTATATTCTCCCATCGTTGATGTGAAAGCCGACATTTTAGCGCTGCCTTTTGCGGAGGAAAGTTTCGATATTATCTTCTGCAACCACGTTCTGGAACATATTGAGGACGACCGGAAAGCCATGAGCGAACTTTACCGCGTGCTGAAAAACGGCGGATGGGGAATTTTTCAGGTGCCGATGAAAAATTCTCTGGAAAAAACCTACGAAGATTTTTCAATTAAAGATCCGAAAGAGCGGCAGAAACATTTCGGTCAGTACGATCACGTCCGCTGGTACGGAATGGATTATTTCGACCGTCTGAAAAGTGTGGGCTTCGACGTTGATATTAACTTTTATTCGAAGAAATTTCCCAAAGAGCTCATCCACAAATATGGTTTGATCGAAAATGAGATTTTGCCCGTTGTCACGAAGAAATAGCGAAGTGTTTTATTCACTATCTTTGCGCTACTTTCAATATTGAATTTTAAACTTTGAACCTTTTTAAGAATGCATAAAGCAGGATTTGTAAATATCGTAGGGAAGCCGAACGCCGGTAAATCTACACTTCTCAACCAATTGATGGGCGAGAAATTAGCCATTGTTACGCAGAAAGCGCAAACCACACGTCACCGCATTTTCGGAATTTATAACGAAGAAGATTTGCAGATCGTTTTCTCCGATACGCCCGGCGTTTTGGATCCGAAATACGGACTGCAGGAAAAAATGATGGATTATGTGAAAGATTCTTTGCAGGACGCGGATGTTTTTCTTTTTATTGTTGATATTTTAGACCGTACGGAACCTTTCGAATTTTTGGTCGAGAAACTAAATAAAATTCCCGTTCCAGTCCTGATTCTCGTGAATAAAATTGACGAATCCAACCAGGCAGATTTGGAGAAAACAATGGAGTTGTGGCACGAACGGATTCCGAAAGCAGAAATTCTGCCTATTTCTGCATTGAAGGGTTTTAACACCGATGTTATTCTACCCAAATTAAAATCATTGCTGTCCGAAAATCCGCCGTATTACGACAAAGATCAATACACAGACAAGCCCGAACGGTTTTTTGTGAATGAAGCCATTCGCGAGAAAATTCTGTTGAACTATGAAAAAGAAATTCCATATTCTGTGGAAGTCGTTACGGAAGTTTTTAAAGAAACTGACGGAATTATTTTTATCGACTCCGTGATCTACGTGGAGCGCGATACCCAAAAAGGCATCATCATTGGACACAAGGGGGACGCCATTAAAAAAGTCGGGACAGAAGCGCGAATTGACCTGGAAAAATTCTTTTCCAAGAAAATCCATCTCAACCTTTTTGTGAAAGTGAAAAAAGATTGGCGCAAAAACGACAGAGATCTAAAGAATTTCGGTTACAGTTAAACTAATCAACAAAAAATTACGTTCTATTAAGAATTTTTGTTAAATTTCATAAAAAATATTTCATGAATTATTTTACATCAACCAAAAGTAATCCTTTAATTGTTGATATTGTTATTCTTGTTATTCGCATTTTCGTGAGTTTTGCAATGCTCTCGCACGGTTTCCCAAAACTTCAGCACTTATTTTCGGGCGAAGCTATCGAATTCTATGATTTCCTGGGAATGGGGCAGCAAACCAGTTTAATTTTAGCCGTTTTCGCGGAATTTGTGTGTTCTATTTTTATCATTTTAGGACTTTTCACGCGCTTTGCAGTGCTGTTTTTAGTAATCGCCATGGCGGTTGCAGGACTCGTTGTTCACAGTGCCGATCCTTTTGAAACCAGAGAGAAAAGTCTTCTTTATCTTTGCATCTATTCAATTCTTTTCGCATTTGGACCCGGAAGATATTCAATTGACCAGATGATCGGTAAAAGACGTGAATCCCGCTGGTAAAAACGAATCACTTAATCAGATCAATAAAGCAGTAAATTTTTTACTGCTTTTTTTGTGCCATTATTTTCTGGTGGAAAGATCTTCATATAAAAATCTAAAATGAAAAATTTCTGCACTTATAAAATTAAAATACCGTGAAAAGACGACTGAATTTCCGTTGAAATGTAGATACTTTTATTTTGAAAAATAAAACCTTTAACCATGGAAAATTTTAAAACGAAAAATGGTGTTTCGGTGCGCGCTTACAGAGGCGATGCCATCACACTTTTGGCTTTCGATGTAATTCCGCAGTTGGCGGAAAACCTCGCAGGATTTACGCTTTTTTTCCGCTGCAAAGAAGGGAATTCTGTAGGTCAGTTTCTTTACAACCGCTTGACTTTCAACGAGGAATTTATCAGCAACAATGCGATCCCAGACAACGATGAAAATTCCACGCTGTATTCTCCCATTCAAAAATTTAACTGGGTTCACGTTCCGAACACCGATATCAACACGCAAAAAGCCATTTTCGGCGTTTATGTTTACACCGTCACACCAAGATATATCCGAGACGGAAAACTCTTAGCTTTAGATCCCAAATTGTCCGTAGAAATTGAAATTCCGGTAAAGCCTTATATTGAAAAGAAAGCGGCAGTCGGTTTTACGCGAGGTTTTGTTTCTTCTGTGGCGTACGCCACGAGATTCAGCCGTACCAACAATGCGGTGAGACCAAAATTAAACGATTCGCTGCTCTTCGACAATACACAGATTGCAGGCACCGCAAGACGTTGGAACGATAAGAAGCACCGCTACGAACAGGTTCCCTATACCTTTAGAGAGCAGCATGAATGGTTGGGGTGGCAGACCAGGAGGCGAATTCTGGATTTTCTCGACGAAACCATAAACGATAAAAAATTGAGCCTAAAAGTTTTTGCCTTCGATCTGGACGAACCCGAAATATGCAAACGGCTGTTGCTTCTGGCAAAAGAGAACCGCCTGATGATGATTCTGGATAATTCAAAAGGTCACACGGAAAGCGACGCCTGGGAAACCCTTTTCGAAACGGAATATCTGAAAAGCGGTAATCCCGAAACCCTAAGACGCGGGCACTACAGCGCCTTAGCACACAGCAAGATTATGATCCAGCTAAGATCCGGCGTCGCTAAAAAAGTGCTTACAGGTTCGGCAAATTTTTCCACGAACGGACTTTATGTGAACAGCAATCACGTTATTATTTTTAAGAATGCCAAAATTGCAAAATTGTATTCAGATGTTTTCGACGAGTCTTTTGGACCCGAAAAGATGAAAAACTTTAAAGGAAGTAATTTATCGGCGAACGATAACGAATTCTCGAAAACGGTGAGCTCACCAAAAATGACGGTAACATTTGCGCCACACGCCAAAGAGGACGCCACAAGAATCTTTGACCGAATTAGCGCGTCCATCTGCAAAAGCGATACGACCGACATTTTATTTGCGCTTATGAACGACCGCAGCGCCGGCAGTATTTTGGCTTCGGTGCGCAAACAAATAGAAAATGAAAACGTTTTTACGTACGGAATTACGGACACGATTGGAAAAAATGACGAAGATTTCGCGATTTTTCTCTATAAACCTAATTCAAAGAAAGGCATTCGGGTTGCTGCTAGAGGTATCGAAAATAATCTGCCGGAACCTTTTGGCCAGGTTCCGAATATCGATGGTTACGCGATTCATCATAAATTTATCGTGGTTAATTTTAAAGGAAAAAATCCCGTTGTATATTGTGGCAGCAGTAATCTGGCTTTCGGGCCGGAACAAAAAAACGGTGATAATCTGCTCGAAATTTTTGATAAAGATATTGTTAGAGTTTTCGCGATTGAAGCGCTGCGGCTTGTCGATCATTTTCATTGGCGCAATACAAAAACAGATGCATCGGTTAAACTTCACCTGGATTCTCTGGAACAAAAAAAGAAATGGTACGATTCATGGCTGAATGAGGAGGATCTAAAGTGCCGCCAGCGTAAGCTGTACATTAGAAAATAAAGAAGAAAAGATTTCGGAAAACAAATCTAATTTAACATAATATAAATTATAGGACTTTTTTATAATTGATATTACTGAGATCTTACCCTTCATAAAGCCGTTCTTTCCTCAAGAATTTTTCTTTTCTAAAGCTTCCTTTCTTTGACATACCGCCATATATATTTTTACCCTAAATTATGAGCGATCTTCAGTCTGCCGCTAAAATAAATAATTTGAAACTGAAAATTTAAAAAGAAAATTTCACCATCCGAAATAATTTTATTGTAGATCTCAGCGATTTCAAATTTATATTTAGCGTAGAAATTAAGTTTTTGCTATTGAACGCAGTCTGTTGAGGTCACTCTTTTTTGGCAGAACGTACAATTTATTCAACTATATAACTAAAAATCAGTCTCTTTCAAAGATGTTTAGTATTGCGCAAAAGGCCCATTAATCAACACGTTGATTGTTTTAAGTAAAAAATCTTAAATTTGAGTTCACCTAAAAACTTTCAGAACCAATGAAAAATTACATTTTAGCCGCTTTTACAGCCCTTGCGTTCGTAAACTGCGAAAAAAAATCCACCCAAATAACCGACATTCAAACAACTCCACCCGATTCCGTTGTGGTGCCTGAAAACGCCGAACCAATCGAATCGTCAACCTTACAAACCTGTTATCTGGAAGCGACGGGGAAAGATTCTGTTTTTGTTTCGCTGGACGATAATCTGGGAACAATTACGGGGAAACTGCGCTACAAGAATTTCGAAAAAGACAGTTCAGTTGGCGAGGTTGTTGGCACCCAAAACGGCGATACGCTTAAATTGAATTACACTTTTCAATCCGAAGGCATGACGTCCGACCGCGAAATATATTTCCTTAAAAAAGAGGGAAATCTCATCGAAGGAATTGGAGAACACAAAGTTCAGGGAAATCGGGACATGTATGAAAATACCGCGAAACTTACCTACAACGGCCGCGTTCTGAAACAGGCAGACTGTAAAGATTTTGAGAAAAATTTTACACGTAAATAAAACTTATCCATAAAAAAGAGCAGTCAAATCTGGCTGCTCTTTCCTTGTCATGAAAAATTTAAATTACAATAAGACTGTTTGTATAGAATGTGCCGGCGACAGAAGTTTTGCCGATTGGCCTTCGATCCATAAATTTACGTCGGCATCGTTATCACTTTCGTTCATCACCACACTTACCAGTTGCCCGTTTTCGTTCATAAATGTTGTGGATAAAATATAATCCCGGTTGCTTGTGGAGCCAATTCTCTGTGCGTTGGTTTTAATATATTTCGAGAGATGACCAATGTAATAATATTCGTAGGTATAATGCACTTCTCCCGTTCTGGTATCCGCAATGATGGGTGCAAAACAGAAATTTTTCACGTGGTTTGGTCCACCGGTTTGGTCCAGCAGCACATTCCAGTCCGTCCAGGCTGAAGTTCCGTTATTAAAATCGTTGATCATGTTGCGTCCGTACAATTCGCCCAGGCTAACTTCATCGATTTTTGTAAAATCAAACTGTTCTTTGCAGCCTTCGGTGAAGATTAAAAATTTATCCGGGAAAGCCCGCGACGTTTCCGCTATGTTATTGAAGAGAGGTTTGCTTTTCGTCCAGGTTTCGTACCAGTGATACCCAATTCCGGAGGCATATTTTGCTGTTTCGGGATCCTGCAAAGTAGTTGTGGCGCGTTGGTACATTAAATCCCGGTTATGATCCCAAATAATTACTTTTTTATCTTTATAATTATTTTTCCACAAGGTTGGTCCTAAATTTTCGCGCAAAAATTTAGCTTCTTCATCTGCCGTATAAATACAGGATTCCCATGTTTGCGTGGCCATGGGCTCGTTTTGGATCGTTAGACCCCAAACCGGTATTCCGCGCTTTTCATATTCCTGAATAAACCTAACATAGTAATTTGCCCACGGTTGGTAATATTCATCCAAAAGACGACCTCCTTTCAGCATGCTTTTGTTCGATTTCATCCAGGCCGGCGGACTCCAGGGCGAAAAGTAAAAAAGAAATTTATCCGCTCCTATCATTTGCTGCGCGGCTTTTATCATGGGGATTTTATACTTTTCATCGTGCGAAATGTCATATGTTTTCAGGTCCACATCACCCTCTTTCACGTAGGTATAGGTATCGCTGGAAAAATCGCAGGAATTCATATTCGTCCGCACCAAATTATATCCGAT encodes:
- a CDS encoding GNAT family N-acetyltransferase → MSEYSLRKAHQNDRETIWQILLDAISRRRNEGSRQWQDGYPNSDTVKTDLKDEVGYVLECDGEIAGYAAIIFDIEPAYENLEGRWLNEDSYVVVHRVAVSEKFIGKGLATKLFEMIETVAKSENVFSIKVDTNFDNFAMLKILDKLNYTYCGEVYFRGSARKAFQKILVQD
- the gpmI gene encoding 2,3-bisphosphoglycerate-independent phosphoglycerate mutase; the encoded protein is MSKKAILAILDGWGLGTDSKVSAIAQANTPFIDSCFVNFPHTTLEASGIAVGLPFGQMGNSEVGHMNLGAGRVVYQNLVKLNIAVENATLGKENVITEAFDYAVKNKKKVHFIGLVSDGGVHSHINHLKGLLSAAHENGLQDNVFVHAFTDGRDCDPHSGRGFIRELLDHMAVTTGKLATVVGRYYAMDRDKRWERIKLAYDAMVNGLGESTGDILASIEKSYENDITDEFLRPLICVKESNLPVARIENYDVVFCFNFRTDRGREITEVLSQSDLPEYGMTHLNLYYVTMTNFDKTFKNVRVVFDENILQGTMGEVLEKNGRTQIRVAETEKYPHVTFFFSGGRENEFVGERRLLCPSPKDVLTYDFKPEMSAYDITEKILPEIQNETADFIVLNFANTDMVGHTGVFSAAVKAAETVDQCIEKVATAAYEHNYAVFILADHGNSDVMINPDGSPNTQHSTNLVPLIVMDKDHTWNLKPGKLGDIAPTILKVMNIEIPEIMTGDVLVS
- a CDS encoding acyl-ACP desaturase, with translation MYNKLVRLEVMRNLGTEVNDFISSYLTPVEKIWQPTDFLPDPSSNEFKYDVEELQTYAREMDYDLFVTLIGDCITEEALPTYESWLMGIDGVNVEEGSGWAQWIRSWTAEENRHGDLLNKYLYLCGRVDMREVEITTQYLIQDGLDIGTTMDPYRNFVYTSFQETATNVSHRRVGSLAKQTGNTKLAKMCGMIAADEARHAKAYKHFVTRIFEVDPSEMMLAFEDMMRKKIVMPAHLMRESGQKAGELWSHFSDAAQRAMVYTGYDYINILSELLGDWKIEHITGLNEKAEKAQEYLMKLPGRLQKITDRIATPDLEHQFKWIKS
- a CDS encoding BT0820 family HAD-type phosphatase, whose translation is MKSNKKLAIDFDGTVVDDAYPGIGKPKTFAFETLKKLQSEGYRLILWTYRHGKTLDEAVEFCKKNGVEFYAVNSSFEGEVFDPADASRKIDADLFIDDRNLGGFPGWGEIYNIITDRIEFRVEGTEVLAYSKMKKDKKKGLFW
- the map gene encoding type I methionyl aminopeptidase encodes the protein MIILKTLDELRLMRESAQLVSKTLGMIAKEIKPGVTTLHLDNLGGEFIRDHGGEPAFLGMYGFPKNLCISPNAEVVHGIPNEKPLEEGDILSVDCGVYMNGFYGDHAYSFEVGEVAPETKKLLKVTKESLYKGIEQCVRGKRVGDISYAIQEYCEKHGYGVVRELVGHGLGRKMHEDPQVPNYGRKGSGKVLKDGIVLAIEPMVNLGTEKVKFHSDGWTVTSLDNSPSAHFEHDVCIINGKPVLLSTFQYIYDALGIVSDEEKPFTLDF
- a CDS encoding class I SAM-dependent methyltransferase, giving the protein MKNVTKFILNKIPRPLLIKASILARPLIVQFFKGDNFTDPIDGKSYRKFLPYGYGKQRLNALSPGTLSLERHRQMWLYLQNETDFFTKNYKVLHIAPEQEFLRKFKKMKNLEYISADLYSPIVDVKADILALPFAEESFDIIFCNHVLEHIEDDRKAMSELYRVLKNGGWGIFQVPMKNSLEKTYEDFSIKDPKERQKHFGQYDHVRWYGMDYFDRLKSVGFDVDINFYSKKFPKELIHKYGLIENEILPVVTKK
- the era gene encoding GTPase Era; translated protein: MHKAGFVNIVGKPNAGKSTLLNQLMGEKLAIVTQKAQTTRHRIFGIYNEEDLQIVFSDTPGVLDPKYGLQEKMMDYVKDSLQDADVFLFIVDILDRTEPFEFLVEKLNKIPVPVLILVNKIDESNQADLEKTMELWHERIPKAEILPISALKGFNTDVILPKLKSLLSENPPYYDKDQYTDKPERFFVNEAIREKILLNYEKEIPYSVEVVTEVFKETDGIIFIDSVIYVERDTQKGIIIGHKGDAIKKVGTEARIDLEKFFSKKIHLNLFVKVKKDWRKNDRDLKNFGYS
- a CDS encoding DoxX family protein, with the translated sequence MNYFTSTKSNPLIVDIVILVIRIFVSFAMLSHGFPKLQHLFSGEAIEFYDFLGMGQQTSLILAVFAEFVCSIFIILGLFTRFAVLFLVIAMAVAGLVVHSADPFETREKSLLYLCIYSILFAFGPGRYSIDQMIGKRRESRW
- a CDS encoding phospholipase D-like domain-containing protein, with amino-acid sequence MENFKTKNGVSVRAYRGDAITLLAFDVIPQLAENLAGFTLFFRCKEGNSVGQFLYNRLTFNEEFISNNAIPDNDENSTLYSPIQKFNWVHVPNTDINTQKAIFGVYVYTVTPRYIRDGKLLALDPKLSVEIEIPVKPYIEKKAAVGFTRGFVSSVAYATRFSRTNNAVRPKLNDSLLFDNTQIAGTARRWNDKKHRYEQVPYTFREQHEWLGWQTRRRILDFLDETINDKKLSLKVFAFDLDEPEICKRLLLLAKENRLMMILDNSKGHTESDAWETLFETEYLKSGNPETLRRGHYSALAHSKIMIQLRSGVAKKVLTGSANFSTNGLYVNSNHVIIFKNAKIAKLYSDVFDESFGPEKMKNFKGSNLSANDNEFSKTVSSPKMTVTFAPHAKEDATRIFDRISASICKSDTTDILFALMNDRSAGSILASVRKQIENENVFTYGITDTIGKNDEDFAIFLYKPNSKKGIRVAARGIENNLPEPFGQVPNIDGYAIHHKFIVVNFKGKNPVVYCGSSNLAFGPEQKNGDNLLEIFDKDIVRVFAIEALRLVDHFHWRNTKTDASVKLHLDSLEQKKKWYDSWLNEEDLKCRQRKLYIRK
- a CDS encoding glycoside hydrolase family 30 beta sandwich domain-containing protein, whose amino-acid sequence is MKKSIIAGIFLSTLVSVQAQNYWKNKVGTTGKVILTNAKTGEKFADKGKAQFAEFIQPKETDVCVFIDPDFKYQKLIGIGGAITDASAETFYKLPKNKQQEIMEAYYGKTGIGYNLVRTNMNSCDFSSDTYTYVKEGDVDLKTYDISHDEKYKIPMIKAAQQMIGADKFLFYFSPWSPPAWMKSNKSMLKGGRLLDEYYQPWANYYVRFIQEYEKRGIPVWGLTIQNEPMATQTWESCIYTADEEAKFLRENLGPTLWKNNYKDKKVIIWDHNRDLMYQRATTTLQDPETAKYASGIGYHWYETWTKSKPLFNNIAETSRAFPDKFLIFTEGCKEQFDFTKIDEVSLGELYGRNMINDFNNGTSAWTDWNVLLDQTGGPNHVKNFCFAPIIADTRTGEVHYTYEYYYIGHLSKYIKTNAQRIGSTSNRDYILSTTFMNENGQLVSVVMNESDNDADVNLWIEGQSAKLLSPAHSIQTVLL